From Paenibacillus sp. V4I7, one genomic window encodes:
- a CDS encoding AraC family transcriptional regulator, with the protein MSGVKSENLERVERPDAIGAAIDEWTNLTLSAFPVHCLYRTTSLYQRNFHSHSGFEFYLCIQGSGKYIAGERIHTLGPGSFTVVRPMAMHRSRPDMEVPFHRYVLAVEKGYLEGLYERDMQIAAWIEQWLPGPGSDSLHVQLNARQLLGLQETLSQLEREIREQQPGYPLAVKGLLLHMFTQLGRYQTDISIVQPGSGERKRVVENILSYMMEHYQESLRIENLCGQFHLSRSYLCKIFKQDTGVSVNEFLIAYRINKAKQYLQGSDLPITEVAASVGFQDISHFCHTFKRLTDLTPSGYRNLYLSI; encoded by the coding sequence GTGAGCGGGGTGAAATCGGAAAACTTAGAACGGGTGGAGCGGCCTGATGCCATTGGAGCGGCAATAGACGAGTGGACGAATCTGACACTCTCTGCCTTTCCCGTTCATTGTTTGTATCGAACGACGAGCTTGTACCAGCGCAACTTCCATTCGCACAGCGGATTCGAATTTTATTTATGTATACAAGGCAGCGGCAAATACATTGCTGGTGAACGGATTCATACATTAGGACCAGGAAGCTTTACGGTCGTAAGGCCTATGGCCATGCATAGATCGCGCCCGGATATGGAGGTTCCTTTTCATCGCTATGTCCTTGCCGTCGAGAAAGGCTATCTGGAAGGTTTGTACGAGCGTGATATGCAGATAGCTGCATGGATTGAGCAGTGGCTTCCAGGACCGGGCAGCGACTCCCTTCATGTCCAATTAAATGCCCGCCAATTGCTGGGCTTGCAGGAAACGCTTAGTCAGCTGGAGCGGGAAATCAGGGAACAGCAGCCGGGATATCCCCTTGCTGTGAAAGGGCTCCTGCTGCATATGTTTACTCAGTTAGGCCGTTATCAGACGGATATAAGCATTGTTCAGCCGGGATCGGGAGAACGAAAGAGGGTCGTCGAAAACATATTGAGCTATATGATGGAGCACTACCAGGAATCTTTGCGTATAGAGAATTTGTGCGGACAGTTTCACCTTTCGCGATCGTATCTTTGTAAAATTTTCAAACAGGATACAGGGGTTTCCGTCAATGAGTTTCTAATTGCCTATCGCATCAACAAAGCAAAGCAGTACTTACAAGGGAGCGATCTGCCCATAACGGAGGTTGCAGCTTCTGTAGGATTTCAGGATATTTCCCACTTTTGTCATACGTTCAAAAGATTGACGGACTTGACGCCGAGTGGTTATCGGAACCTGTACCTTTCAATTTAA
- a CDS encoding Ig-like domain-containing protein: MLKKIGPIILAILLFIQTIGMASTDAPIAYAAESDVPKLLSGNTIGQLFPENTPVIDTGAVYNWQQEGLYATNPGLLAADSGDAAQMTDGSVSVVTSTYSQSGAAHGTLVYDLQAVYRVSALQVWSEFSGTSGLKQVEIYASIDGVNYNRVAVTESTYGDVAGIVPVTSNIKPSPYARYVKVILHKNPAKLMMSIGEVAIWGDAAEAPAILSNNQLKAGGHYVTGMPKLDTKATYKWSTEQPFVTQAGLMTSDNEAGAKNDGSVSGLPDLIDGSSTEETADTIASMAAGSQGKYGTVTFTLNDMYQIGNIDVWSKAESGNFMDGYEVLLSVDNVNYFSSGYTANPNSRYESGMVNTPSYGTPGKHAKYVRIVMHNANDSDRLIAGEIAIWGWKLYDVTLAKKDNPDQVEFTTYVKNYNTLYLDWSAYNSVVNKVNKYSIYIRKSDFTTTNGLPAHVTADNGSVEQKGKFLLVSSLEPETTYYIAVTPTSTASGERKDVSTVKITTPSVLGGEKVGDIFAINDTPYGGGNYVQHGSKEDENIIRKLILTRGIEGINFNRWWIHDSWVKTFSNKYGVGFHTFYHGPQDVPMENKQGTWSFSTVNEPDLKGTNPSALALQFKQNHESLKAVDSRNLLVEPALGGTEPASMTWLENLYKSDGQNGALVKTYFDVLDVHPYVKNHEGSLPGLIPGAPEMLIKKIEDIQALKAKYGDQEKPIIFTELGWSTYTGSSYLRPVNQITQRNYLARAYMHAIAGGIKRMHWYDFQDDGLDATNLEHNLGLIDWNGIPKPSYYAYYMMSKVLKDAKYVRAQPNVEHPYYGYEYWHEGKNQYITSLWAADESTKTATFKTKDAGLTVVGIDGSYTYLPVSDGSASLTINGAPVFIYSSTGVEISSIDDSFVLKTPSVDVRRGEIIHAAINRFGMGAELDGRLELIGPSDEWKLEGDVNFTAGTTAIPIAIPVPLNAEEKIQELTLQVISGTSLVASMKLKANVLETVKVRMVPEIAVPGQWDQWNAAIYVENATEDKELNGTISVTEAVYLVLGQSGPIAFNGLLPGEIKKITIPIIELPEQARAKLKLTVELDSGFTKLVERPFNFIAAVNDQTAPIIDGSLLEASWHNGMPIDINRSDQNKNIANWGGEQDLSGKGYLKWDRSHLYFGMEVKDNIHHQKGTGGDMWQGDSIQFSVDTGRVNGIGSAENNEFGIALGEQGPMVWRWLSANGKPTGEMTTVQAVVNRSDIATTYELAIPWSELLPEGQSPQDKDIFGFSMLINENDGTTRRGWLEYMSGIGSSKNTQLFEDLILTEIAAPEVRVTGVTLDQMTASLNLGETTVLNATLLPGDSTNKQVRFTSSDPAVASVVQGVYGLQATVIGMSAGTATITVTTDDGGYTANSTVTIKAPSDGEVQVTGVALNRSTVTLKEGQAIVLNAKVQPSNSSNKQVRFASSNPAVVSVTQEVNKQHAIITGVSAGTATITVTTDDGSYTASSIVTVEARSKGDDMPYEAATDEAVPILYATYQRGALP; encoded by the coding sequence ATGTTAAAAAAAATAGGTCCCATCATCTTAGCGATATTATTGTTTATTCAAACCATAGGTATGGCATCGACTGACGCACCTATCGCGTATGCGGCCGAGTCGGATGTGCCAAAGCTGCTAAGTGGTAATACAATAGGCCAGTTATTTCCGGAAAATACACCGGTCATTGATACTGGAGCCGTATATAATTGGCAGCAGGAAGGGCTCTATGCGACGAATCCTGGGCTTTTGGCTGCAGATTCTGGCGATGCGGCCCAAATGACAGACGGTTCTGTAAGCGTTGTCACGTCAACCTACAGTCAATCAGGAGCAGCTCACGGAACGTTGGTCTATGACCTGCAAGCCGTATACCGGGTATCCGCCTTGCAGGTTTGGTCCGAATTCTCGGGAACAAGCGGTTTAAAGCAGGTTGAGATTTATGCAAGTATCGACGGTGTGAATTACAACCGCGTTGCGGTTACCGAAAGTACATACGGGGATGTCGCAGGCATCGTTCCTGTGACCAGCAACATCAAACCTTCCCCTTATGCCAGATATGTAAAGGTCATCCTGCACAAAAATCCGGCCAAGCTCATGATGAGCATAGGAGAAGTGGCGATATGGGGTGACGCTGCGGAAGCGCCGGCGATTCTAAGCAATAACCAGTTAAAAGCCGGTGGTCACTATGTCACAGGGATGCCAAAGCTGGATACAAAGGCAACCTATAAATGGAGCACCGAACAGCCTTTTGTGACGCAAGCTGGTTTAATGACGAGCGACAATGAAGCCGGCGCTAAGAATGATGGGAGCGTCAGCGGCTTGCCTGATCTAATTGACGGTTCGAGCACGGAGGAAACGGCAGATACGATAGCCAGTATGGCCGCAGGTTCCCAAGGAAAATACGGAACGGTAACTTTTACATTAAATGATATGTATCAGATCGGGAATATCGATGTTTGGTCCAAAGCGGAGAGCGGTAATTTCATGGACGGCTATGAAGTTTTGTTAAGCGTCGATAACGTTAATTATTTCTCAAGCGGATACACTGCGAATCCGAACAGCCGATATGAAAGTGGCATGGTCAATACGCCTTCCTACGGCACCCCCGGCAAGCATGCGAAATATGTAAGAATCGTCATGCATAATGCGAACGACTCCGACCGACTGATTGCGGGGGAGATCGCAATCTGGGGCTGGAAGCTGTATGATGTGACGCTTGCCAAGAAAGACAACCCGGATCAGGTCGAATTCACGACCTATGTGAAAAATTACAACACGCTATATTTGGATTGGTCTGCGTATAATTCCGTAGTCAACAAGGTTAATAAATACAGCATCTACATTCGGAAGAGCGACTTTACGACAACAAACGGACTACCCGCTCATGTGACGGCCGATAACGGATCGGTTGAACAGAAGGGGAAGTTTCTGCTTGTTTCATCTTTGGAGCCAGAGACGACTTATTACATCGCAGTAACTCCGACGAGCACCGCCTCGGGCGAACGCAAGGATGTCAGCACGGTCAAAATCACGACACCTAGTGTTCTCGGCGGGGAGAAGGTCGGGGACATCTTCGCTATTAACGATACGCCTTATGGCGGAGGTAATTATGTGCAGCACGGGAGCAAAGAGGATGAGAACATCATCCGCAAGCTTATTCTGACGAGAGGCATCGAAGGGATTAACTTCAACCGTTGGTGGATTCATGATTCTTGGGTCAAAACGTTCTCCAATAAATACGGGGTTGGGTTCCATACGTTCTACCACGGGCCACAAGATGTTCCGATGGAAAACAAACAAGGAACCTGGTCCTTCTCCACGGTTAATGAGCCTGACTTAAAGGGCACAAATCCTTCTGCACTAGCCTTGCAATTTAAGCAAAACCACGAGAGCTTGAAGGCGGTGGATAGCCGAAATTTACTTGTTGAGCCTGCTCTTGGCGGAACTGAACCCGCAAGTATGACTTGGCTTGAGAACTTATATAAATCAGATGGGCAAAATGGGGCTTTAGTGAAAACCTATTTTGACGTGCTTGATGTACACCCCTATGTGAAAAACCATGAAGGCAGCTTGCCAGGACTTATTCCAGGCGCGCCGGAAATGCTGATTAAGAAAATTGAAGATATCCAGGCGCTGAAAGCCAAATATGGCGATCAGGAGAAACCGATTATCTTCACGGAGCTAGGATGGAGCACCTATACGGGAAGCAGTTATCTTCGTCCAGTGAATCAGATCACACAGCGCAACTATTTGGCTAGAGCTTATATGCATGCGATTGCAGGCGGGATTAAGAGAATGCACTGGTACGATTTCCAAGATGACGGACTCGATGCGACCAATCTAGAGCATAATCTGGGACTCATCGACTGGAACGGCATTCCGAAGCCAAGCTATTATGCTTACTATATGATGTCTAAGGTACTGAAAGACGCCAAATACGTAAGAGCCCAGCCGAATGTCGAGCACCCGTACTATGGATATGAATATTGGCATGAAGGGAAAAATCAGTATATCACATCGCTCTGGGCGGCGGATGAATCAACCAAAACAGCAACCTTCAAAACGAAGGACGCCGGGCTTACCGTTGTGGGTATTGACGGAAGCTATACCTATTTGCCAGTCAGCGATGGAAGCGCAAGCTTAACGATTAATGGCGCACCTGTGTTTATTTACTCCAGCACGGGCGTGGAGATTTCGTCCATTGATGATTCCTTTGTGTTAAAGACTCCATCGGTGGATGTTAGACGTGGAGAGATTATCCACGCTGCGATCAACCGATTCGGGATGGGTGCGGAGCTGGACGGAAGGTTGGAGCTAATTGGTCCATCCGATGAATGGAAGCTGGAAGGTGACGTGAACTTTACAGCGGGAACGACTGCCATTCCGATTGCTATTCCCGTTCCGCTTAACGCGGAAGAGAAGATCCAGGAGCTTACGCTCCAAGTCATCTCGGGCACATCGCTTGTTGCGTCCATGAAATTAAAGGCCAATGTGCTGGAAACAGTCAAAGTCCGCATGGTTCCTGAGATTGCTGTACCCGGGCAATGGGATCAATGGAACGCGGCAATTTATGTGGAGAATGCGACTGAGGACAAAGAACTTAACGGCACTATAAGCGTTACCGAGGCTGTATATTTGGTCTTAGGACAAAGCGGCCCGATTGCTTTCAATGGTCTCTTGCCTGGGGAAATCAAGAAAATAACGATTCCGATCATCGAGCTCCCGGAGCAAGCGAGAGCCAAGTTAAAGCTCACGGTGGAGCTGGATAGCGGATTTACGAAGCTCGTGGAGAGACCATTTAACTTTATTGCAGCTGTGAACGACCAGACGGCACCGATCATAGATGGCAGCCTGTTAGAGGCAAGCTGGCATAATGGCATGCCTATCGACATTAACCGATCGGATCAAAATAAGAACATCGCCAATTGGGGCGGTGAGCAGGATTTAAGCGGCAAAGGCTATCTGAAGTGGGACCGCAGCCATCTCTACTTTGGTATGGAGGTAAAAGATAATATCCATCATCAAAAAGGCACTGGCGGCGACATGTGGCAGGGGGATAGCATACAGTTCTCCGTGGATACGGGAAGAGTTAACGGCATCGGCAGCGCGGAAAACAACGAGTTCGGTATCGCGCTAGGAGAACAAGGACCGATGGTCTGGAGATGGTTGTCAGCTAACGGTAAACCAACAGGGGAGATGACGACTGTGCAAGCGGTAGTTAATCGCAGCGACATCGCCACCACCTATGAGCTCGCGATTCCGTGGTCGGAGCTGCTGCCTGAAGGCCAATCGCCACAGGACAAAGACATTTTTGGGTTTTCCATGCTGATTAATGAGAATGACGGCACTACCCGACGCGGTTGGCTTGAATACATGAGCGGGATTGGTTCCAGCAAAAATACACAGTTGTTTGAAGATTTGATTTTAACCGAAATCGCTGCGCCCGAAGTGCGGGTAACAGGGGTTACGCTGGACCAAATGACGGCATCATTGAATCTGGGAGAAACGACCGTCCTGAATGCGACGCTCCTTCCTGGCGACTCGACCAACAAACAAGTTCGTTTTACATCGAGTGATCCAGCGGTGGCAAGCGTTGTGCAAGGGGTCTATGGTCTGCAAGCAACCGTCATTGGTATGTCAGCGGGTACGGCAACGATTACCGTGACGACAGACGATGGTGGCTATACGGCGAACAGTACGGTGACAATCAAGGCGCCTTCCGACGGCGAAGTGCAAGTAACAGGGGTTGCACTGAACCGCTCGACCGTAACATTGAAAGAGGGTCAAGCGATTGTCCTGAACGCAAAGGTCCAACCTAGCAATTCAAGCAACAAGCAGGTCCGCTTCGCATCGAGCAATCCGGCGGTTGTTAGTGTTACGCAAGAGGTTAACAAGCAGCATGCAATCATTACTGGAGTATCAGCAGGTACGGCAACGATTACCGTGACGACCGACGATGGCAGTTATACGGCGAGCAGTATAGTGACTGTCGAGGCACGTTCAAAAGGTGATGATATGCCTTATGAAGCGGCCACCGACGAAGCTGTTCCGATCCTGTACGCCACATACCAGAGAGGAGCTTTGCCATGA
- a CDS encoding discoidin domain-containing protein — MRFMKKSCALVVALAFLLGLVSAAIPLESQPVQAANGEKLLSGNVIGGTLFPEGTAAMTTGASYTWLTEGIHATDPALIASDDIGGPDMSDGSNGPDDNTGSTTGSAEGSAAYGTLIYDLKSVYKVSSVKVWTDTDNNSHMRNFEVYASFDGVTYNQIGTVDNVNPPGSGFAPVTLAVKPAVYAQYIKVIMHKDPAKQVMRLGEVAVYGDALEPTAILSNNHLRSSGYFYNTSLPKIATGASYEWLTDQPFVTDGDLIKYDNDSSKNDTVGGAPDLIDGSSKESDAASTTNSIWGSKGKFGSVVFNLNDVYQIGKIDVWTLASGGNKFMDGYEVLVSTDGVNYTSLGYTPNASSRTANAVVNTPSYGVPGKHAKYIKMIMHNANNSEILTVGEVAIWGWKLYDPALPKKTTPDQVEFTAELKNYSTLYLDWSSYNSVVNNVNKYGVYIETSTFASTTGLTPKFAAEAKSLEQVGKYLSYFALKPETTYYVAVTPFHSTGGERKDVETLKMTTPSVLGGEKVGDIFAINDAPYGGGNYVHHGETEDVFLMSKLRLLRDLGGINKNRWWDHSSAMKTLYGKSGLNFHYFYHGPGYVQSDNNGGAYTFSTYNEPDLAKRDPAAVAAALKANHDSLKAVSSKSLLVEPALAGLDRLKADEGLNWLDALYNSDGQNGALVKTYFDVMDVHPYVKYEYPAVPGLEQGAPEKLLQTFQELKTVMASHGDGEKPIVVTELGWSTYTGGSYLKTVDRSTQRNYLARAYMHAIANGIRTMHWYDFADDGTETNNLEHNLGLIDWNGKPKESYYGYYTLIRVLKDSKYLGAVSNVANPYYGYQFWDENKNKYITSLWDASWKTTSSTSRTAQIATSDPGVTIVGIDGSYKYMAAVSGVVNVPLTGAPVFIYSLAGVTVNSIN; from the coding sequence ATGAGATTTATGAAAAAGAGCTGTGCTCTTGTAGTTGCATTGGCCTTTCTGCTCGGCTTGGTTTCCGCTGCTATTCCTTTGGAAAGTCAACCTGTTCAGGCGGCAAACGGCGAGAAGTTACTAAGCGGAAATGTGATCGGTGGGACACTCTTCCCTGAGGGTACAGCGGCTATGACTACAGGAGCGTCCTATACCTGGTTGACAGAAGGGATCCATGCGACGGATCCGGCGCTGATCGCTTCGGATGACATTGGTGGGCCGGATATGTCGGATGGCAGTAACGGCCCTGACGATAACACGGGCAGCACAACGGGGAGCGCGGAAGGCTCTGCCGCATATGGAACGCTTATATACGACTTGAAATCCGTCTATAAGGTATCATCGGTGAAGGTATGGACGGACACGGACAATAACAGTCATATGAGGAATTTCGAGGTGTATGCCAGCTTCGACGGAGTGACTTACAATCAGATTGGGACTGTGGACAATGTGAATCCACCAGGCTCAGGTTTTGCCCCGGTTACGCTTGCCGTCAAGCCTGCCGTTTATGCCCAATATATCAAAGTCATTATGCATAAGGATCCGGCAAAGCAAGTCATGAGGCTAGGAGAAGTGGCCGTATATGGCGATGCTCTGGAGCCGACGGCTATCTTGAGCAATAACCATTTAAGGTCTTCCGGCTATTTTTATAATACGTCCCTTCCTAAGATTGCAACAGGCGCATCCTACGAGTGGTTGACCGATCAACCGTTCGTTACAGATGGAGATTTAATCAAATATGATAACGATAGCTCCAAGAATGACACTGTAGGGGGAGCACCGGACTTAATTGACGGTTCCAGCAAAGAATCCGATGCGGCTTCTACGACCAACTCGATCTGGGGTTCGAAAGGGAAGTTCGGCTCGGTTGTCTTCAACTTGAACGATGTGTATCAAATCGGGAAAATCGATGTATGGACATTGGCATCGGGCGGCAACAAGTTCATGGACGGGTATGAGGTTCTCGTTAGTACTGACGGCGTGAACTATACGTCTCTCGGCTATACGCCTAATGCGAGCAGCCGCACAGCGAACGCCGTCGTGAATACGCCAAGTTACGGCGTTCCAGGCAAGCATGCGAAATATATCAAAATGATTATGCATAATGCGAATAATTCGGAGATTTTAACGGTCGGAGAAGTGGCGATCTGGGGTTGGAAGCTGTACGACCCTGCGCTTCCGAAGAAGACGACGCCGGATCAAGTTGAGTTTACTGCAGAGCTCAAAAATTACAGCACGCTATATCTGGACTGGTCCAGCTATAACAGCGTCGTCAACAATGTAAACAAATACGGCGTATATATCGAGACCTCTACTTTTGCGAGTACAACAGGTTTGACGCCGAAGTTCGCGGCAGAGGCCAAGTCACTTGAGCAGGTCGGCAAATACTTATCGTATTTTGCCCTGAAGCCAGAGACCACCTATTATGTAGCCGTAACTCCCTTCCATTCAACCGGTGGAGAGAGGAAAGATGTTGAGACATTGAAAATGACTACGCCATCTGTTCTTGGCGGGGAGAAGGTCGGAGATATATTTGCCATCAACGATGCTCCTTACGGTGGAGGAAACTATGTGCACCATGGGGAGACGGAAGATGTGTTCCTGATGTCAAAATTGCGTCTTCTAAGAGATCTTGGAGGAATCAATAAGAACAGATGGTGGGATCACAGCAGCGCGATGAAGACGTTGTACGGCAAAAGCGGACTAAATTTCCACTACTTTTATCATGGTCCGGGCTATGTTCAGTCTGATAATAATGGAGGAGCCTATACGTTCTCTACTTACAATGAACCTGATCTTGCCAAAAGAGATCCGGCTGCTGTAGCGGCCGCTCTCAAGGCAAACCATGACAGTTTGAAAGCGGTCAGCAGCAAGAGCTTGCTTGTAGAGCCTGCTCTCGCCGGCTTGGATCGATTAAAAGCGGATGAGGGCTTGAACTGGCTGGATGCCTTGTATAATTCTGATGGACAGAATGGCGCCTTGGTGAAAACGTATTTCGACGTCATGGATGTCCATCCTTACGTCAAATATGAGTATCCTGCTGTTCCAGGGCTGGAACAAGGCGCACCTGAAAAGCTGCTCCAAACGTTCCAGGAATTGAAAACCGTCATGGCTAGCCATGGTGATGGAGAAAAGCCAATCGTAGTTACCGAGCTTGGCTGGAGCACCTATACAGGCGGAAGCTACTTAAAAACGGTGGATCGATCCACCCAAAGAAATTACTTGGCCAGAGCTTACATGCACGCCATCGCAAACGGAATCCGAACGATGCATTGGTATGATTTTGCTGATGATGGCACGGAGACTAACAATTTGGAGCATAACCTAGGACTGATCGACTGGAACGGTAAACCGAAAGAGAGCTATTACGGCTACTACACGTTGATTAGGGTGCTTAAGGACTCGAAATATCTGGGCGCTGTATCGAATGTGGCTAATCCTTATTATGGGTATCAATTCTGGGACGAGAATAAGAACAAGTACATCACATCTTTATGGGATGCGAGCTGGAAAACGACAAGCAGCACTTCCCGAACGGCCCAAATTGCGACATCTGATCCAGGTGTAACGATTGTTGGAATTGATGGGAGTTACAAATATATGGCTGCAGTATCAGGAGTTGTAAATGTACCTCTGACTGGAGCACCAGTGTTTATCTACTCTCTTGCCGGCGTTACTGTAAATTCCATCAACTGA
- a CDS encoding helix-turn-helix domain-containing protein: MRTSISGKAMMIYGIVFLFIIALTFWLSYTGTVGRLQKDLQDANLALLKQVDSKIEAAFRQTEKDLLSMAEGLEFVYFMNNSYSDDGHRYSIYYTLTNRLREFISNNPNYSSVFAYSHISGDLMTEETYLKQASSEFNWLAQYLDMPEYFKWLSTQKVWDGHETQDVITLVRSFPSLSSPGFRKGLMAISIKEAQLFQMIKEIYEDGHAGQFFILDAEGNVVTHDDKNQLYRNMKSLSYIKTILSDPDSGSFNVKLDGIQESVFYRTSGYTGWKFVSIMPESTVFEPIKVTRNLLLTFAVVMFFLALAALFYVNRWTFKPLDRLAGKLSGVNKRRGQGAESIGLRNLEHIFDEMVTDREHLEQHVRDSKPMLKWKIMMDVLNGNRSDFHAMYHHLEFLGIHMYAERFIVCTAEIGKEGEQLAPRDETLYTYMFCNVAEELIRTEHAGMAIDLGGGRAAVLLSFAEGDAEQNHLRTLVILELILDIMKRQFGLTVTVGVGKCRMEMKEIPNSFDESQKALHYKMIFGKHSVISVDDLQPPDRQDYYKLSRMIDPVMEAMRQTDRVKMLTYLSDTFREAVGSNLPPELIRQLCYDLVMKSLQTVKAIGIEPEISMGPLSSFYDRIGKCENWKDAERLVGDILEGLASQIEEKRNQRGKNETIERMLDYIREHYQEYDLSLDRLAEMFHLTPPYISRLFKDHTESNFIDYMIEIRIKAAMELLKDKSIKVNDVSGAVGYANTRSFLRTFKKYTGLTPTEYREHMSKPIPS, translated from the coding sequence ATGAGAACCAGCATATCCGGAAAAGCCATGATGATTTATGGTATCGTATTCCTTTTCATCATCGCCCTGACCTTCTGGTTGTCGTATACAGGCACTGTGGGCAGGCTGCAGAAGGACTTGCAGGATGCTAATCTTGCACTATTGAAACAGGTTGATTCCAAGATCGAGGCTGCCTTTCGCCAGACGGAGAAGGATCTGCTCTCCATGGCCGAGGGGCTGGAATTTGTTTATTTTATGAATAACAGCTACAGTGATGACGGACACAGATATAGCATTTACTATACATTGACAAACAGGTTAAGGGAATTCATTTCAAATAATCCAAATTATTCCTCTGTCTTTGCGTACTCTCATATCAGTGGAGACCTAATGACAGAGGAAACCTATTTAAAGCAAGCATCGTCAGAGTTCAATTGGTTGGCCCAGTACCTGGATATGCCTGAATATTTTAAGTGGCTATCGACTCAGAAGGTATGGGATGGCCATGAGACCCAAGATGTGATTACCTTGGTCCGCAGTTTTCCTAGCCTCAGCAGTCCTGGCTTCAGGAAGGGTCTAATGGCTATTAGCATCAAAGAGGCTCAGTTGTTTCAGATGATTAAAGAGATCTACGAGGATGGCCACGCTGGTCAATTTTTCATTCTGGATGCGGAAGGAAATGTCGTCACTCATGATGATAAGAACCAGCTTTACCGCAATATGAAGTCGCTGTCATATATTAAGACGATATTAAGCGATCCAGACAGCGGATCCTTCAACGTGAAGCTGGACGGAATTCAGGAGTCTGTCTTTTACCGGACGAGCGGATACACGGGCTGGAAATTTGTCAGCATAATGCCGGAATCCACCGTATTTGAACCAATCAAGGTTACACGCAACCTGCTGCTCACCTTTGCCGTCGTGATGTTCTTTTTGGCATTGGCTGCCTTATTTTATGTGAACCGCTGGACCTTTAAGCCGCTGGATCGATTGGCGGGTAAGCTGTCCGGCGTGAACAAGCGGAGAGGGCAGGGGGCAGAGAGTATAGGACTCAGAAACCTGGAGCATATTTTCGATGAGATGGTTACGGACCGCGAGCACTTGGAGCAGCATGTCAGGGATTCGAAGCCGATGCTCAAGTGGAAGATCATGATGGATGTATTGAACGGCAACCGTTCCGATTTCCATGCGATGTATCATCATTTAGAATTTTTGGGGATTCACATGTATGCGGAGCGCTTTATCGTGTGTACGGCTGAGATTGGCAAGGAAGGAGAACAGCTTGCTCCGCGGGACGAAACGTTATATACCTATATGTTCTGCAATGTTGCGGAGGAGTTGATTCGAACTGAGCATGCAGGCATGGCCATCGATCTAGGGGGCGGCCGGGCTGCTGTCCTTCTCAGCTTCGCAGAAGGCGATGCGGAGCAGAATCATTTGAGAACGTTAGTCATACTTGAACTGATCCTTGATATCATGAAGAGGCAGTTTGGCTTAACGGTAACGGTCGGAGTCGGCAAATGCCGTATGGAGATGAAAGAGATACCGAACTCGTTTGATGAATCGCAGAAGGCGCTTCATTATAAAATGATCTTCGGCAAGCATTCGGTCATATCGGTAGATGACTTGCAGCCGCCGGACCGACAAGATTATTACAAGCTCAGCCGGATGATCGATCCGGTGATGGAAGCCATGAGGCAAACAGATCGCGTTAAGATGCTTACGTACTTATCGGATACATTCCGTGAAGCGGTTGGGAGCAATCTTCCTCCGGAATTGATTAGGCAGTTGTGTTATGACCTTGTGATGAAGTCTCTGCAAACCGTCAAAGCCATTGGGATTGAGCCGGAAATATCGATGGGTCCCCTAAGCAGCTTCTATGACCGGATTGGGAAATGTGAGAACTGGAAGGATGCAGAGCGGCTAGTCGGAGATATTCTCGAGGGCTTGGCTTCACAAATTGAGGAAAAGCGCAATCAACGTGGGAAAAATGAGACGATCGAGCGGATGCTGGACTATATCCGAGAGCATTATCAGGAGTATGATCTGTCCTTGGACCGGTTGGCCGAAATGTTTCATCTTACTCCGCCTTACATCAGCAGACTGTTTAAGGATCACACGGAAAGCAATTTTATCGATTATATGATCGAGATTCGCATTAAAGCGGCAATGGAACTTTTGAAAGATAAGTCCATTAAAGTTAATGACGTTTCGGGAGCGGTCGGATATGCAAATACGAGAAGCTTCCTGCGCACCTTCAAAAAATATACAGGCTTAACGCCAACGGAGTATCGGGAACACATGTCGAAGCCTATTCCGTCGTAA
- a CDS encoding DoxX family protein: MKWTARIIQGLLAVAFLMFGFMKLSTIPMQVEAFTVTYGYGLNAMYVVGAIELLAGIGLIIGFWKPRIAFFSAGIIVIIMAGAMLTHVRSGQGMSTAALPLIFLILALIVMLRRSKRA; the protein is encoded by the coding sequence ATGAAATGGACGGCTCGCATCATTCAAGGTTTGCTGGCAGTCGCGTTTTTAATGTTTGGCTTTATGAAATTATCCACAATTCCCATGCAGGTGGAAGCTTTTACAGTAACCTATGGGTATGGTCTAAATGCCATGTATGTTGTTGGCGCTATTGAATTATTGGCTGGAATCGGGCTAATTATCGGCTTCTGGAAGCCGCGTATTGCCTTCTTCTCCGCTGGCATTATTGTAATTATAATGGCTGGTGCTATGCTCACCCATGTCCGATCAGGTCAAGGTATGAGCACCGCGGCATTACCGCTTATCTTTCTCATCCTAGCATTAATTGTTATGCTAAGACGTTCCAAACGTGCATAA